In Verrucomicrobiota bacterium, one genomic interval encodes:
- a CDS encoding prephenate dehydrogenase — MKFSKVAILGAGLLGGSIARALTAQKAICGEVFLWARRQETVDEVDSAGLGLTATTDLTLAVEDAEVVILAMTIGSMGGVLAKAKPALSPFAVVTDVGSVKEPVCLEMPEILDGAAHFVGSHPMAGSEQSGFAHSRADLLESAVCIVTPDQTTDPAALDTVRDFWKLLGMRLLELSPEKHDQIVGQVSHLPHLTAACLVHAATTAGEEGLKYSGGGFRDSTRVAEGPSAMWAEILLGNRRAVLDSLEGMEKEIQKVSRWLENEDKDALQTYLEQARVTRSKLRPGKGHE, encoded by the coding sequence ATGAAATTTTCGAAAGTGGCCATATTGGGAGCGGGACTTTTAGGGGGATCGATCGCCCGGGCTTTAACCGCACAAAAAGCAATTTGCGGGGAGGTTTTCCTTTGGGCACGCCGCCAAGAGACGGTCGACGAGGTGGACTCCGCCGGACTGGGCCTGACTGCGACGACCGACCTCACCTTGGCTGTCGAAGATGCCGAGGTGGTGATTCTGGCCATGACGATTGGTTCGATGGGAGGAGTCCTGGCTAAGGCAAAACCGGCCTTATCCCCTTTTGCAGTGGTGACCGATGTCGGTAGTGTGAAAGAACCCGTTTGCCTGGAAATGCCCGAAATCCTCGACGGTGCCGCCCATTTTGTCGGGAGCCATCCGATGGCGGGCAGTGAACAGTCGGGGTTTGCCCATTCCCGTGCGGACTTACTCGAAAGTGCCGTTTGTATCGTCACCCCGGACCAGACGACCGATCCTGCGGCACTGGACACAGTGCGTGACTTTTGGAAATTACTCGGGATGCGTCTTTTAGAACTTTCCCCCGAGAAACATGACCAGATCGTGGGGCAAGTCAGCCACTTACCGCATTTAACCGCCGCCTGCCTGGTTCATGCCGCCACGACTGCGGGTGAGGAGGGGCTAAAGTATTCCGGGGGCGGATTCCGAGATTCCACCCGGGTCGCTGAAGGGCCCTCAGCCATGTGGGCCGAGATTTTACTCGGGAACCGCCGGGCTGTCCTTGATTCCCTCGAAGGGATGGAAAAGGAAATTCAAAAAGTGTCCCGATGGCTCGAAAATGAGGATAAAGACGCCCTTCAAACTTATCTCGAGCAGGCCCGAGTGACCCGGAGCAAATTGCGCCCGGGTAAGGGTCACGAATAA